A single window of Populus nigra chromosome 17, ddPopNigr1.1, whole genome shotgun sequence DNA harbors:
- the LOC133676446 gene encoding remorin 4.2-like produces the protein MLSAQRPSSSTTTNEETNQDHDNEQIRDIHALTPPLPPPRNRWETGSNHHGSYSMSMSSEGASGENFTTMSREFNALVIAGSAIGTSNTTSNSSSDRNDLNDNGSNTLLSRFVEDDDVPEETNPLAIVPDNHPLDPEPSSRMLGSVRVDGSDHGGAGGEVSVLRVKKEEVETKITAWQNAKIAKINNRFKREDAIINGWESEQVQKSTSWMKKVERKLEEKRARASEKMQNEMAKAHRKAEERRASAEAKRGTKVARVLEVANLMRAIGRPPAKRSFF, from the exons atgTTAAGTGCCCAAAGACCCTCCTCAAGCACCACAACCAATGAAGAAACCAATCAAGACCATGACAATGAACAAATCCGTGACATCCATGCTCTAACCCCACCTCTTCCACCACCTCGAAACCGTTGGGAAACAGGCAGCAATCATCATGGATCATACTCTATGTCCATGAGTAGTGAAGGTGCTTCAGGTGAAAACTTTACTACCATGAGTAGAGAGTTTAATGCTCTTGTGATTGCAGGGTCTGCTATAGGAACTAGTAATACTACCAGCAATAGCAGCTCTGATCGTAATGATCTTAATGATAATGGAAGCAACACCTTGCTGTCTAGGTTTGTTGAGGATGATGACGTGCCGGAAGAAACTAACCCTTTGGCTATTGTACCTGATAACCACCCTTTGGACCCCGAGCCAAGCTCGAGAATGCTTGGGTCCGTTCGTGTGGATGGCAGCGACCATGGTGGAGCCGGTGGTGAAGTGTCTGTGCTAAGAGTGAAGAAAGAGGAGGTTGAGACTAAGATCACTGCATGGCAGAATGCAAAGATTGCAAAGATCAATAATAGGTTCAAGAGAGAAGATGCTATAATTAATGGATGGGAGAGTGAGCAAGTACAGAAGTCAACTTCTTGGATGAAGAAAGTAGAG AGGAAATTAGAGGAGAAAAGAGCAAGAGCCTCGGAGAAGATGCAGAATGAGATGGCAAAGGCACACAGAAAGGCAGAGGAGAGAAGAGCATCAGCTGAAGCTAAGAGAGGGACTAAAGTTGCTAGAGTTCTTGAGGTAGCCAATTTGATGAGAGCTATTGGGAGACCTCCTGCCAAACGGTCCTTCTTTTGA